A single genomic interval of Brevibacillus brevis harbors:
- the rimI gene encoding ribosomal protein S18-alanine N-acetyltransferase, with translation MSQPIDLEYRYMTMQDVGAVAELERLAFTTPWPHDAFVNELTRNPNARYVVVVHQNRVIAYCGMWIVIDEAHITNIAVHPLYRGKKVGLALMIKMMGVAKMQGAHSMTLEVRPSNTVARNMYIKLGFKEHGRRKGYYSDNNEDAIIMWVTL, from the coding sequence ATGAGTCAACCAATCGATTTGGAATATCGTTATATGACGATGCAGGACGTTGGGGCTGTGGCAGAGCTGGAGCGCTTGGCTTTTACAACTCCATGGCCGCATGATGCATTTGTCAACGAGCTGACGAGAAATCCAAATGCACGCTATGTAGTCGTCGTTCACCAAAATCGGGTTATCGCTTATTGCGGCATGTGGATCGTGATCGATGAGGCACATATTACAAATATCGCTGTCCATCCACTATATCGAGGAAAAAAGGTTGGATTGGCACTGATGATCAAAATGATGGGTGTTGCCAAGATGCAGGGTGCCCATAGCATGACGCTGGAAGTTCGACCTTCGAACACAGTCGCACGAAACATGTATATCAAGCTCGGCTTTAAAGAGCATGGGCGGCGCAAGGGATATTATTCGGATAACAATGAGGACGCAATCATTATGTGGGTGACATTGTAA